The genomic stretch AAGAAGCAAGAGAAATACATCAAATTATTGAAAACAAAGAAGAAATCAAAATAGACAATTACCTAGGTGAAAAAAAAATTTATAAAGGAGAAATTGAGGGACATAAAATAATATCTTTAACCACTGGCATTGGAAAAGTAAATGCAGCCATGTGGAATAGTTATATTATAGCAAAATATAAAATTACCCATATAATCAACTCAGGAACTGCTGGAGGACTTCAAGAATCTTCAAACATTAAAATATCAGACATCATAATATCATCACAAACAGCATTTCACGATTTCAACTTAACGCAATTTGACTATCAAATAGGACAAGTGCCAGGATTTCCACAAAAATTCGAATCAGATAAAACTTTACTAAACAAAGTCATTAGTATTATCAAAGACAAATTTCAAAATGTTAATGTTCATATTGGTCTAATACTTACAGGTGATCAATTTATTGAAGATGAAAAACAGATAGAAAAAATCAAAAATGATTTTAAAGATGCTTTGGCTGTAGAAATGGAAAGTGCAGCAATTGCCCAAGTAGCATACACATTCAACATACCGTTTATAGTCACTCGTTCAATATCTGACTTCCCAAACAACAAAAATAATCACATAGATTTTAATAAATTTTTACAAGATGCATCAAAAAATTCAGCCAAAATGGTAAGGGAACTAATTAAGTCTATATAATACGTAAGGTGATAATATGAATAACAATAATTTAACAGCAACATCTGAGTCCGTATCTGAAGGACATCCTGATAAAATTGCGGATCAAATTTCTGATGCCATACTTGATGAAATACTTAAAAAAGACAAAATGGCAAAAGTAGCATGTGAAACTTTAGTTTCACAAAATTTAATAGTAATAGCAGGAGAAATAAACAGTAAAGCAAAAAAAGATATAGATATCAAAGAAACCGCAAAACAAACAATAAAAAATATTGGATACACAAATATAGAATATGGACTTGATTATAAATCAGCAACAATAATTGATGCTATTGGTTCTCAATCAATAGACATTACAAATGCAGTTGAAAAAAAAGATACAAAAGATATAGGAGCAGGGGATCAAGGAATAATTTTTGGTTATGCATGTAATGAAACTAAAAATTTCTTACCCATAGCATACGAATTATCTAATTTAATTTTAAAAGAAGCTAGTAAACTTAGAAAATCAGGTGAAATTAAGTGGTTGCGTCCCGATGCTAAATCCCAAGTAACCATTGAATATGATTCTTACAAAAATCCAATTAAAGTCAGCAATATTGTCTTATCCCATCAACATGATCCTGATATCCCTTATTCCTATTTAAAACAAACAATCATCGAAAAAATTATAAAACCCGTTTTAAATAGCAGATCAATGTTCGAAAATAATATAGAATATTACATTAACCCTTCTGGAAATTTTGTAATAGGTGGACCTACTGGTGATACCGGTCTTACAGGAAGAAAAATTATTGCTGACAGCTATGGAGGATTTGCAAGACATGGTGGTGGAGCTTATAGTGGCAAAGATGCTACCAAAGTTGACAGATCAGCAGCTTATATGGCACGATACATTTCTAAAAATATGGTAGCAGCGGGCATCTCTCGAGAATTTGAAATGCAAATTGCCTATGCTATTGGCATTCCCAAACCAATATCTATTAAGATAACTACAGGAATTAATGATAATGAATATGAAAAAAAAATATTAAATTTTATAATAAATAACTTTGATTTAACTCCTAATGGAATAATTAAAAAACTAAAATTAAGAGAGCCCATATATTCTAAAACATGTACATACGGACATTTTGGGAAAAACGAATTAGAATGGGAAAAATTAGATTTCGTAGACACAATCAAAAAGGAGTTTCAAATATGAATAAAATATCAAGTTTTACAATTGACCACACAAAATTACAACCTGGCATATATATCTCAAGGAAAGATACATTTGACAATTTAACACTAACTACTGTAGATATTAGAATGAAGACCCCCAACAAAGAACCTGTAATTAACAATGCAGAAATTCATACAATTGAACATATAGGAGCAACACTACTTAGAAACAATAAAGTTTGGGGAGATAAGATAATATATTTTGGACCAATGGGCTGTAGAACAGGCTTTTACCTAATACTTCTTGGTAATTATGAAAGCAAGGATCTAATTGATTTAATATCTTGGCTTTTTAATGAAATCACCAATTTTCAAGGAAATGTTATAGGTGCAACTGAAAAAGAATGTGGTAATTACCAAGATCATAATCTCAATATGGCAAAATATGAATCTAGTAAGTATCTAGAAACATTAGAAAATATAAAAAAGGAAAACTTAATTTACCCTTAACATACCTTAAATATATAAATATGATAATAACAACGCCATATCATATATAAACAAACACAATATACAATAAAATTTAACACCAATTATTAGTTAAAATGATACTTCAATCATCAATTTTGATAAAAATTTCAAATATTTTTACTTATTTTTTTAGATAAGTCTAAATATTCATCTCCTGAAAGTTCAATACTACAATTTCTCTTAAAACCTAAATTATCACCTTGAAATCGTGGAATAACATGAAAATGAGTGTGAAAAATAACTTGTCCTGCCTCAGAACCAATAGCACTATAAATATTAACTCCCTGACAAATATTAAAGTCCAATTTTTTTAAAGATAAAGCTACTTTTTTACACACTCCCAATAGTTGTCCATCAAGTTCATCATTCACATCTAAAATATCATTACTATGTTGTTTGGGAATAACAAGAGTATGGCCAATATTTAAAGGATTAATATCAAGAAAAGCAAGTATTAAATTATCCTCATAAACCTTATAACATGAAATTTCATTTTTAACTATCTTACAAAAAATACAATCACTCAAAATTTCCTCCAAATCAACTCTATCTTAATGCTTATAAAGCATACCTATTAAAAATAATTTGACAACACTAATTTTGCTATATTAAAATAAGCAATTAAGGTCACAACATCAGCAATAGTAGTAATTAAAGGTCCAGCCATCAAAGCCGGATCTATCTTTACAAGCTTAGCCATAATAGGCAAAAGACCTCCCAATATTTTTGCTACCATCAACCCTATCATCAAACACGCAGAAACAACAAAAGCTATTTTAAATTTTTCATCATGTGCAGGAATTACAAAAAATACAATTCGTAAAAAATTAACACTAGCCAAAATTAAACCAACTAAAATACTTACACATATTTCCTTAAATAACACTCTAAAAAAATCTTTTACCTTAAGAGTTCCAAGAGCAAGTTCACGAATAATTAATGCAGATGCCTGAGAGCCAGCATTACCAGAAGTATCCATTAAGAGTGGAATAAAACTGGTTAGAATCACTAAAGATAAAACTAAATTTTGATAATTAGTAATTATAGTGGCAGTTAGAGTAGAAGATATCATAAGAACCAAAAGCCAAATTATTCTATTTTTTGTCATATCAAAAATAGAAGTATCAAGATAAGATTTACCCAAAGGCGTAACCGCGGCCATTATCTGAAAATCTTCAGTATTTAAATTTTGAATTACTTCAAGGATATCATCAATAATAATGACTCCTATCATCCGTCCCTCATTATCAACAACAGGAACACTTGAAATATCATGATTTTGGAAAAGCAAAGCAACATCTTCTTTTCCATCACCAACTTTTACAATATAAAATCCACTATTTTTCATGATAGTAGAAATGACAACATCATCACTAGACAACATTAAATCTTCAATCTTAACAACACCTTTTAATCGTTTCTCTTCATCTGTAATATAGTAGGTATAAATATCTTCTTTGGTTTTTGCAACCTTTCTAATATAATCAAGAGCTTCTCTGACATGAAAATATTCTTTAAGCTCAATATATTCTATTGTCACAATTGAACCAGCAGAATCATCACTGTAAGACAAAAATTTATTAATTATCTCCCTATTCTCTTCAGTAGAACTTGCTAAAAACCTTTGCACAACATTTGCAGGAACTTCTTCTAAGAGATCAATAACATCATCAAGATTTAACTCATCTACCATCTCTCTTATTTCTTTATTTGTAAAAGAATTGGCCAATTTATTTTTTGTAACTTGATCAAAATTAGAAAATGCTTCAACAGCAACCTTTTTGGGAAGAAACCTATAAATCAAAATCAAATCAGAACCATTAAGCTTCTTTAAAGCTTCACTAATATCAAAAGCATCGTATTTTAAAAGCTCTTCCTTTATATCAGAATATTTTTTTTCTTTAAGCAAGGTTTTTAAAAATACAACATCTATCATATCAATATCTCCAAGATTTTAATTTAAAATAAATGTTTAGCTAACCCTTATTAATTAAAGCTTATCTAAAAGCATAGAACATCTACCTGAAGGTATAGGCAAGGTCTTTTCTTTTTTATTTAATATGTTTATTGTAAAGTAGTAAAGCTTTTCAGATTCCATCTTAATCTCCCACCCTCTCTTTCCCTTATTACATATAATTGTGGTTTGATTTTTTTTAAGTGACAAACTCTCTATTCCCATAATCTCAAGAGCAGGAATATTCCAATAAACTGTCTTATCTGGTAAACTAATTGTAAGTCCAATAATATTCTCTATCATAAGGCTAATGCTAAAGAGTGCAAGATAACAAATAACATCCTTTTCTGGAAGAGTTCTCTTTGTAACATCCAAATATGCTGGACCCTCTTTCATTGGTTTATAAGCTTCCCAAATATGTCCTTTAATTTTACCATCTGGCAACAAAGTATCTAAAATATAATACAGATGTCTTATGGTAAATTCTCTTGCTATATTTGCACGTCTACAATATTCAAGTCCTTTAATGACAAAAAAATTCATATAGGTATAAACAGAACCATAATATCCATTTCCATCCAAATTAAAATTAGGATCATTAGCTGAAAGAGTAGGAAAAGGATTTGGTGTGCCAAAGTGTTCATGACTCTTTAAATATAAAACCATTCTCTCAATTCTATCTTCACTTGGAATTTCAGATAAAAGAGGCAAAAACCCTACTATAGTCTTAAGTTTAATAATTTTTTCATTAACATCAAGATCATAATAAAAACCATCTACTTCATCCCACATCAACGAATTGATCTTAGCCTTAAGAGAAAAAAATCTTTTCTTATATTCTAAGGATAAATTTTTATCATTTAATATATCTGCTAACTTGGCAATACAATATGCACTATGCACCTGAAATGAATTAAAATCTATAGGATAATGAACATTCTTTCTAGGAGAATTTTTATAAAAAATCTTATTCATATCAATCGAATAAAGACCATTTGATTTTAAAAACTTTTTTTCTATCCATTTATAATACTTATCAAGAACTGGTAAAACATCACAAATACGCTTTTTATTGCCTGTTTTATGATACAAATTATATTCAACCCAAGCAAAAATTGGTAATCCAATACCATCATCATTTCCTTCTAAGTGAATAATATTATTATTGTGATCATAACGTGATCTAATTGCACCAGATGATTCTTGAAGTTCATAAAATTTATCAATAGTAGATGTAGGAGAATACTCTCCATTACTGTAAACAAGAAAAAAGCTTGAAAGACAAGCTTGCAATTGATCTATAAATTCAACATTTTCAGAATAATAATTCTTATCCTTTTTACCTTTCTCTAAAGATTGGGAAAAAATAATCTTATCTCGGATCCAAGAGAGACTCTTATTATAAATATCAATAAAATCTTGATCATAATAATAAATTTTGGGAAACACATTCTTATTCAATGCTCAAACCTCTGAAAAACATACATCAATCGACTCCTATTTATTATACATTATAATAATAATAAAATGAGATTTAAAACCAAAAATTTTGGATATTAAACATAAATTAAAAGTTAAGCAATATCTAATTAAAACAAGTTATAAGTTAAATTATAATTGCAAAAAAACAAATTGATACACCTAAGATAAAAAAATTAATCATTAAAATACGTATCAAAATTAAATGAATTATACAAAAAATATGTAAATAAATTCTTTAATCATTAATAAAAATTAATACTGATTAAAAAAATATTTTAAGAAACCTATTATAAGCATCCTTATTATTTGGAACAATAATTTTACCATTAATTATCTTTGAATAAATATCATCTAATTCCTTTTCAAGGTTAAAAGAAATTTTTTTAGGATTTTTAACAAAATATAGCAAACCCTCTTTTAACCCATAATTTAATAATTGACCTCCTTCAAAAGCTCTTGTTTTCAAATAATTAGAAATAACAAGACTTAATATTCTTCCAATATCTTTAACTGAAGATGTAATAATATGTTCGGGTAACAGATAAGATTGATCTTGGTCAACACCAATAACATAATGTCCAGCCCCCAATTTTTTTGCAGCCTCAATAACTCCAAGCCCAGATAAACCTGAAGCATGATAAATAATATCTATACCATCCACATACATCTCGTTTGCCAATATCTCTCCACTCTCGGAATTAATAAAACTTCCAACATACTTATTATCAATATTAATATTTTGATTAGCATAAATAGCACCAGCTTCATATCCATACCTAAATATGTTGATAAAGTCATCATCCATCCCGCCTAAAAACCCAATCTTACCTGTTTTAGAAATACTAGCAGCAATATAACCTACTAAAAATGCTACTTCCTCTACTCTAAAAGTTATGGCTGATAAATTTTTAGGAATGCTTAAATCAGAATCATATATAAAATCAACAACTACATATTTAATTTCTGGATTTTCCATAGCAATTTTAAGAGCCACATCACTAAACCTATACCCAATCAACCATATAAAATTAGAACCATCTGCTTTCAATGAATTTAAATCAGACAAATAAGAATTTGGACTAGATTCCTTTATAGCTACTTCTAATCCAAATTCTTTCTCCACCTTTTTAATACCATTCAAAGCACTTTTATTAAAAGACTCATCATCAAAAAATCCATCTACTAAAACACCAACTTTAACAGGCTCACCATCAACTTCAGAAGTAAAACACGAAAAATACAACAAACATAACACTAACAATAAATTAATCACATATATCTCCTCTTTAAGCTAAGTTAAGCCAATACAATCCCCAATATAATTAAAGTCTATAACCTTGCCTTAAATAAATCAAATTCATGTTCAGTAGAAGGAACAATTAATTCCTTTTTAATTATCTTAGTTTGAATTTCTATAAGAACATCAATAAGCCCACTATCAATAATATCAGGATCTTTAATAATATCTATAACATTGTCTTCAAGTCCTAAATCAAAAACTTTACCACCAGCAAATTTATGATTTTTTATCAAATTTGCTGAATAATCGTGTATTGCTTGCCCAACATCCTTTATTACAGAAGTAATAACATGACCGGGTGCAAGATATGATTGATCCTTATTAACTCCAATAATATAATGTCCAACTCCAAGTTCTTTGGCAGCTTTAAACATACCAAGTGAAGCAGGCCCCATGACAGGAAAAATAATGTCAACACCATCCTCAACATACATATGTTCAGCAAACAATTTGCCAGCAACTTTATCAACTTCATCCAACATTCTCTTTACAATTACTCTTGTTGTAGGATTTGCATAAAATGCTCCTGCTCTAAATCCAATCACAAATCTCTCAACATAATCCATATTAACACCTGTTACAAATCCAATTCTATTACTTTTACTCATCTTAGAAGCTAAATATCCAGCTAAAAATGAACCCTCCTCTGATCTAAAATTAATAGCTACAAAATTTTGTGGAATCAAAATATTTTCATAATGCAAAGGATCGATAATTCCATACAAAACATTAAAATTCTCATGAGCAAATCTTATCACAGAATCTGAAAAAGAAGCACCAATAAACCAAACCAAATTAGCCCCCTTGTTTTGTAATGCGAAAACATCTTCCGACAACAATTCACTAGCAGTCATCAACATTTTTTCTTCAGAAGGATAAGGTGTTATAACTTTTGGAATAACTTTAGTTCCAAATTCATTTTTTATATCCATAACACCATCAAGAAAACTTTGAAAATAACCCTCATCATCAAAACTACCCGGAGCCACAAGTCCAATAACAATCTGATCATCAACACTTCTAGCAAACTTATTTTTTGAAAAAAAGCAAGATATGAACATTAAAACAAAAAGTAAAATGAAAGATAAATTTTTAGACATAACTTATCCTCTCCTTATACAAAATAACTTTTAAGTAAACAATTTTTTAATTCTAAAACAAAAATTTATAAATACAAAATTTATTCAGAAGATAAAAATAGTCTATATATTAACATGTTAATAAAGTTAATATATTTTTCTATAAAAAAAGAATTGACTTAATAAATATGAATATTTAAAAAATTATTATATTTATCAAAATTACTTGGAACTATAATATCACTATTAACTATCTTATTTTCTATAATTTGAATTTCAGATTTAAGCTCATCTGTAATTTTAAAACCATTTTTAACAATACTAACAGCTTTATCTTTAAGACCCAATTTTAGTAACTTACCACCATTAAAACTCTTAGTATTTAAATAATCCTTTGTTATTTCATAAATAGAATTTCCAACATTCTTAATAACTGATGTCAATACATTATCAGGAGCAAGATAAGACTGATCTTGATCAACGCCAATAATATAATGCCCATCTCCAAGTTCTTTTGAAACCTCAATAGCACCAAGTCCTGCAAGCCCTGCTGACACAAATATGATATCAACATCATCTTTGTACATTTTTAAAGCAATAGTCCTTGCTAAAGACAAATCTACAAAAGATCCCAAATATTGAGAAGTTAACCCAACATCTTTATTTGCATATTTAGCACCAGCTTCATATCCATACCTAAATGCATTAATTACCATACTATCCATTCCACCTAAAAATCCAATTTTACCTGTCTTAGATATTTTAGCCGCAAGATACCCAGCTAAAAATGAAGCCTCTTCAACTTTAAAGGAAAGACCAAGCAAATTATCAGGAATACTAGTATCATCTTCATAAATAACATCAACAGCTCCATAAATAATATCTCTATTCAATAAAGCAGCATGTTCAATAGACTCTTGCAGTCTAAAACCAACTCCCCAAATAATGTCAGAACCTCTATCTTTAAGGCTCTCTAAATCACCAGCATAAGCACTACTTGTTGAAGCTCTTCCAACAATTTCAACTTCAAATTCATCTTCTAAAACCTTAGCACCTCTCCAAGCATCCTCACCAAATGATTTATCATCAAAAGTACCATCAACTATCAAAGAAATTAACGCCTTTCCTGAAGTTCCCAAAATAGATGTCTTTTTACTGCATCCTAAGAAAATTAATATCACACAAATTAATACCATAAATTTATTCATAAAGTAAAACCTCTAATTTTATATCATCTTTTATGTAGATGATCACTAATAAAATAATTATAAGATTTTTCATCTTTGGGAACTGTAATCTCATTATTAATTATTTTTTCTTTAATCTCTAAGAGAAAATCTGGATTCCTAATTAAATCTAAATTTATTGTTTCATTAAAAATCAAATCAAGTGCTCCATCTTTAAGTCCAAACTCCAAATTACCTCCACGCCAATTATCAAACTTTAAATAAGATTTTGTCAAATCGAAAATAACTATATCAATGCACTTAACGTAAGACACAAGCACATTACCAGGAGCAAGATAAGACTGATTTTGGTCAACACCAATAATATAATGTCCATCTCCAAGTTCCTTTGAAACCTCAATAGCACCAAGTCCTGAAAGACCTGCTGCTGCAAATATAATATCAACTCCAGATGAATACATTTTACTTGCAATTGAACGTCCAAGAGAGAGATCAGAAAATGTTCCTACATATTGAAAACTTACTTCAATATCTTTATTTGCATACTTAGCACCAGCTTCATATCCATACCTAAATGCATTAAGAACAACACCCTCTATTCCACCTAAAAATCCAATTTTACCTGTCTTAGATATCTTTGCTGCAAGATACCCAACCAAAAATGCTCCTTCCTCCGATCTAAAATTTATATTTACTAAATTTTGTGGCAATTTAACATCTTCCAAGTAAGAACCTTCAATAATGCCATAATTTATATTAGCATTTTCAAGAGATTTACGTAAAAATACATCTGAAAATTTAAAACCAACTCCCCAGATCAAATCAGAACCACTCTCTTCTAAGCCTCCAATATCAGACAAATAACTAGAAGCTTTAGATTCTTTTTGAATTATATTCACTTTAAATTCTTCTTTAATCTGAGTCATTGCCTTGGAAGAATTTTCATTAAATCCTCTATCATCA from Borrelia duttonii Ly encodes the following:
- a CDS encoding 5'-methylthioadenosine/adenosylhomocysteine nucleosidase; the protein is MILITSAMDEEAREIHQIIENKEEIKIDNYLGEKKIYKGEIEGHKIISLTTGIGKVNAAMWNSYIIAKYKITHIINSGTAGGLQESSNIKISDIIISSQTAFHDFNLTQFDYQIGQVPGFPQKFESDKTLLNKVISIIKDKFQNVNVHIGLILTGDQFIEDEKQIEKIKNDFKDALAVEMESAAIAQVAYTFNIPFIVTRSISDFPNNKNNHIDFNKFLQDASKNSAKMVRELIKSI
- the metK gene encoding methionine adenosyltransferase yields the protein MNNNNLTATSESVSEGHPDKIADQISDAILDEILKKDKMAKVACETLVSQNLIVIAGEINSKAKKDIDIKETAKQTIKNIGYTNIEYGLDYKSATIIDAIGSQSIDITNAVEKKDTKDIGAGDQGIIFGYACNETKNFLPIAYELSNLILKEASKLRKSGEIKWLRPDAKSQVTIEYDSYKNPIKVSNIVLSHQHDPDIPYSYLKQTIIEKIIKPVLNSRSMFENNIEYYINPSGNFVIGGPTGDTGLTGRKIIADSYGGFARHGGGAYSGKDATKVDRSAAYMARYISKNMVAAGISREFEMQIAYAIGIPKPISIKITTGINDNEYEKKILNFIINNFDLTPNGIIKKLKLREPIYSKTCTYGHFGKNELEWEKLDFVDTIKKEFQI
- a CDS encoding S-ribosylhomocysteine lyase, with the translated sequence MNKISSFTIDHTKLQPGIYISRKDTFDNLTLTTVDIRMKTPNKEPVINNAEIHTIEHIGATLLRNNKVWGDKIIYFGPMGCRTGFYLILLGNYESKDLIDLISWLFNEITNFQGNVIGATEKECGNYQDHNLNMAKYESSKYLETLENIKKENLIYP
- a CDS encoding HIT family protein produces the protein MSDCIFCKIVKNEISCYKVYEDNLILAFLDINPLNIGHTLVIPKQHSNDILDVNDELDGQLLGVCKKVALSLKKLDFNICQGVNIYSAIGSEAGQVIFHTHFHVIPRFQGDNLGFKRNCSIELSGDEYLDLSKKISKNI
- the mgtE gene encoding magnesium transporter, which produces MIDVVFLKTLLKEKKYSDIKEELLKYDAFDISEALKKLNGSDLILIYRFLPKKVAVEAFSNFDQVTKNKLANSFTNKEIREMVDELNLDDVIDLLEEVPANVVQRFLASSTEENREIINKFLSYSDDSAGSIVTIEYIELKEYFHVREALDYIRKVAKTKEDIYTYYITDEEKRLKGVVKIEDLMLSSDDVVISTIMKNSGFYIVKVGDGKEDVALLFQNHDISSVPVVDNEGRMIGVIIIDDILEVIQNLNTEDFQIMAAVTPLGKSYLDTSIFDMTKNRIIWLLVLMISSTLTATIITNYQNLVLSLVILTSFIPLLMDTSGNAGSQASALIIRELALGTLKVKDFFRVLFKEICVSILVGLILASVNFLRIVFFVIPAHDEKFKIAFVVSACLMIGLMVAKILGGLLPIMAKLVKIDPALMAGPLITTIADVVTLIAYFNIAKLVLSNYF
- a CDS encoding MGH1-like glycoside hydrolase domain-containing protein → MNKNVFPKIYYYDQDFIDIYNKSLSWIRDKIIFSQSLEKGKKDKNYYSENVEFIDQLQACLSSFFLVYSNGEYSPTSTIDKFYELQESSGAIRSRYDHNNNIIHLEGNDDGIGLPIFAWVEYNLYHKTGNKKRICDVLPVLDKYYKWIEKKFLKSNGLYSIDMNKIFYKNSPRKNVHYPIDFNSFQVHSAYCIAKLADILNDKNLSLEYKKRFFSLKAKINSLMWDEVDGFYYDLDVNEKIIKLKTIVGFLPLLSEIPSEDRIERMVLYLKSHEHFGTPNPFPTLSANDPNFNLDGNGYYGSVYTYMNFFVIKGLEYCRRANIAREFTIRHLYYILDTLLPDGKIKGHIWEAYKPMKEGPAYLDVTKRTLPEKDVICYLALFSISLMIENIIGLTISLPDKTVYWNIPALEIMGIESLSLKKNQTTIICNKGKRGWEIKMESEKLYYFTINILNKKEKTLPIPSGRCSMLLDKL
- a CDS encoding BMP family ABC transporter substrate-binding protein, translated to MINLLLVLCLLYFSCFTSEVDGEPVKVGVLVDGFFDDESFNKSALNGIKKVEKEFGLEVAIKESSPNSYLSDLNSLKADGSNFIWLIGYRFSDVALKIAMENPEIKYVVVDFIYDSDLSIPKNLSAITFRVEEVAFLVGYIAASISKTGKIGFLGGMDDDFINIFRYGYEAGAIYANQNINIDNKYVGSFINSESGEILANEMYVDGIDIIYHASGLSGLGVIEAAKKLGAGHYVIGVDQDQSYLLPEHIITSSVKDIGRILSLVISNYLKTRAFEGGQLLNYGLKEGLLYFVKNPKKISFNLEKELDDIYSKIINGKIIVPNNKDAYNRFLKIFF
- a CDS encoding BMP family ABC transporter substrate-binding protein translates to MSKNLSFILLFVLMFISCFFSKNKFARSVDDQIVIGLVAPGSFDDEGYFQSFLDGVMDIKNEFGTKVIPKVITPYPSEEKMLMTASELLSEDVFALQNKGANLVWFIGASFSDSVIRFAHENFNVLYGIIDPLHYENILIPQNFVAINFRSEEGSFLAGYLASKMSKSNRIGFVTGVNMDYVERFVIGFRAGAFYANPTTRVIVKRMLDEVDKVAGKLFAEHMYVEDGVDIIFPVMGPASLGMFKAAKELGVGHYIIGVNKDQSYLAPGHVITSVIKDVGQAIHDYSANLIKNHKFAGGKVFDLGLEDNVIDIIKDPDIIDSGLIDVLIEIQTKIIKKELIVPSTEHEFDLFKARL
- a CDS encoding BMP family ABC transporter substrate-binding protein, giving the protein MNKFMVLICVILIFLGCSKKTSILGTSGKALISLIVDGTFDDKSFGEDAWRGAKVLEDEFEVEIVGRASTSSAYAGDLESLKDRGSDIIWGVGFRLQESIEHAALLNRDIIYGAVDVIYEDDTSIPDNLLGLSFKVEEASFLAGYLAAKISKTGKIGFLGGMDSMVINAFRYGYEAGAKYANKDVGLTSQYLGSFVDLSLARTIALKMYKDDVDIIFVSAGLAGLGAIEVSKELGDGHYIIGVDQDQSYLAPDNVLTSVIKNVGNSIYEITKDYLNTKSFNGGKLLKLGLKDKAVSIVKNGFKITDELKSEIQIIENKIVNSDIIVPSNFDKYNNFLNIHIY
- a CDS encoding BMP family ABC transporter substrate-binding protein: MRWLTKVVLLFLLLSCSDSQDKVSFSNTVSVIVDGTFDDRGFNENSSKAMTQIKEEFKVNIIQKESKASSYLSDIGGLEESGSDLIWGVGFKFSDVFLRKSLENANINYGIIEGSYLEDVKLPQNLVNINFRSEEGAFLVGYLAAKISKTGKIGFLGGIEGVVLNAFRYGYEAGAKYANKDIEVSFQYVGTFSDLSLGRSIASKMYSSGVDIIFAAAGLSGLGAIEVSKELGDGHYIIGVDQNQSYLAPGNVLVSYVKCIDIVIFDLTKSYLKFDNWRGGNLEFGLKDGALDLIFNETINLDLIRNPDFLLEIKEKIINNEITVPKDEKSYNYFISDHLHKR